A genome region from Nocardia sp. NBC_01730 includes the following:
- a CDS encoding energy-coupling factor ABC transporter ATP-binding protein — MSEIVFDSVSHAFGDRKVLRDIDLRINERRIGIIGSNGSGKSTLARMINGLLTPTSGTITVDGVDAARKGAQVRRKVGFVFTDPDTQIVMPTVSEDLAFSLRRTGLSKQEVAARVEEMLVRFRLEEHADHPAHLLSGGQKQLLAIGAVLIRRPEVIVADEPTTLLDLRNARVVAEALDSMNQQVIVVTHQLSLLDSFERVIVIADGGVAFDGTPDDAVPAYRELVE; from the coding sequence GTGAGTGAGATCGTCTTCGACTCGGTGAGCCATGCCTTCGGCGATCGAAAAGTCCTGCGCGACATAGATTTACGCATTAACGAGCGGCGCATCGGCATCATCGGATCGAACGGTTCCGGCAAATCGACCTTGGCGCGCATGATCAACGGGCTGTTGACGCCGACTTCCGGCACCATCACGGTCGACGGAGTCGACGCAGCCAGGAAGGGCGCACAGGTGCGGCGAAAGGTCGGGTTCGTGTTCACCGATCCCGACACCCAGATCGTCATGCCCACGGTCTCGGAGGATCTTGCTTTCTCATTGCGGCGAACGGGGCTGAGCAAGCAGGAGGTTGCGGCGCGCGTCGAGGAGATGCTGGTTCGGTTCCGGCTCGAGGAGCACGCCGACCATCCCGCACACCTGTTGTCCGGCGGTCAGAAGCAGTTGCTCGCCATCGGCGCCGTCCTCATCCGCAGGCCCGAGGTGATCGTCGCCGACGAGCCGACCACCCTGCTGGACCTGCGGAACGCCCGCGTGGTCGCCGAGGCACTGGATTCCATGAACCAGCAGGTGATCGTGGTGACCCATCAGCTGTCGCTGTTGGACAGTTTCGAGCGGGTCATCGTCATCGCCGACGGTGGCGTGGCGTTCGATGGAACCCCGGACGACGCCGTTCCCGCCTACCGGGAATTGGTCGAATGA
- a CDS encoding AMP-binding protein — translation MTELPAERIARQAADCPESTAIVSSRESVDYREFWSRVTRTAAGLGGMNRVAVLPTSDVGSLVVVTAAMHAGVSVVLLHRHLLPSQLARVLELAKPGAVVAASQQHRRLRRLGYDGTVQTAVALESDGPVGHAYPDTELLVGITSGTTGEPKLFVRDQRSWATTLDRSDGTFDIASRSRVSVPGVLDHTHFLYGALHALTRGATVDLRPVAQALHDRATHLYSVPTIAWDVVRSGMAPVESVRAVLSSAARWPYTGRRALQEIVPNASLVHFYGASELSFVSLSRGLGTADEDSGGELFDGVEVEIRDGLVFVRSDMLFDGYLTEDGVVDGPVEGWMSVGDRGRVIGGRLQLFGRDSDMLIRAGLNVEPAAVEAALIAIPGIAEAACIGVPDARMGEVPAATIVVDGNVPSSDEMWRQLRATLPSPSMPVQVLVVDSLPRTPRGKLDRRALSVTLATHRSGGLPIGIGDESDR, via the coding sequence ATGACTGAATTGCCGGCTGAGCGTATCGCCCGACAGGCCGCCGACTGCCCGGAGTCGACAGCCATCGTTTCCAGTCGCGAGAGCGTCGACTACCGCGAGTTCTGGTCGAGGGTCACTCGCACTGCCGCAGGGCTCGGCGGCATGAATCGGGTTGCCGTGTTACCCACGTCGGATGTCGGATCGCTTGTCGTCGTGACGGCCGCGATGCATGCCGGTGTCAGCGTCGTACTGCTGCACCGGCACTTGCTGCCGAGTCAGCTGGCCAGGGTGCTCGAACTCGCGAAACCCGGTGCCGTCGTGGCTGCGTCGCAACAACACCGCCGGTTGCGGCGGCTGGGATACGACGGGACCGTCCAGACGGCTGTCGCACTGGAATCCGACGGTCCGGTCGGCCACGCGTATCCCGACACCGAACTGCTGGTCGGCATCACCTCGGGAACTACCGGTGAACCGAAGCTGTTCGTGCGCGACCAACGATCGTGGGCCACGACACTCGATCGTTCCGACGGCACGTTCGACATCGCGAGCCGTAGCCGTGTCTCGGTGCCCGGCGTCCTCGATCACACACATTTTCTGTACGGCGCGTTGCATGCCCTCACCCGAGGCGCGACGGTCGACCTGCGGCCTGTCGCGCAGGCTCTGCACGACAGGGCCACACACCTGTACTCGGTGCCGACGATCGCCTGGGACGTGGTGCGGTCGGGCATGGCTCCGGTCGAGAGCGTCCGTGCGGTGCTGTCCTCGGCGGCCCGGTGGCCGTACACGGGCCGACGAGCGCTGCAGGAGATCGTGCCGAACGCGTCGCTCGTACACTTCTACGGCGCGTCCGAATTGAGTTTCGTGTCGTTGTCTCGGGGACTCGGAACAGCCGACGAAGATTCGGGGGGCGAACTGTTCGACGGTGTCGAGGTGGAGATCCGAGACGGCCTGGTGTTCGTGCGCAGCGACATGTTGTTCGACGGCTATCTGACCGAGGACGGTGTGGTGGACGGTCCCGTCGAGGGGTGGATGTCGGTGGGCGATCGGGGCCGAGTGATCGGTGGCCGCCTGCAGTTGTTCGGCCGGGACAGCGACATGCTCATCCGGGCGGGACTCAACGTGGAACCCGCCGCTGTCGAAGCGGCGCTCATCGCGATACCGGGTATCGCGGAGGCCGCTTGCATCGGAGTGCCCGATGCGCGAATGGGGGAGGTGCCTGCCGCCACGATCGTGGTGGACGGCAACGTTCCGAGTTCCGACGAAATGTGGCGACAACTGCGCGCGACCTTGCCGAGTCCGAGTATGCCGGTCCAAGTCCTGGTGGTCGACAGCCTGCCGCGCACACCGCGTGGAAAGCTCGATCGTCGGGCTCTCTCCGTCACCCTCGCCACCCATCGCAGCGGCGGGCTACCCATCGGCATCGGGGACGAGTCCGACCGCTGA
- a CDS encoding class I adenylate-forming enzyme family protein — translation MHSPELGGRGDQPAIDFDGRTYTYRQLDDAIAQWIDRQGPRAVVYDASTLAVPDALICVCAAARRGVPVTVENPDARPHRPSIPPSAFLLVATSGSTGRPRPLARTAASWFDSFPAFTTITGVETADRVLITGPLHATMHLFGALHALWRGACVTDDVSQATVVHAVPAVLREVVRGAPKLRTAIVAGIALDDGARTAAVGIEIIEYYGSAEVSLVAARRVPEPLRLVDGVDADVRGGLLYVRSPYRVIGAPEWFGVGDLVELGDNRELTVRGRGEYAINVGGTTVVAEDVERILETLDGVAAAAVVGSPHAVFGEIVTAAVQLDGAARIGEVRTRARRVLTREAMPRRWVLLSSLPRTANGKVARGRLKDLLT, via the coding sequence GTGCATAGTCCCGAACTCGGCGGCCGGGGGGATCAGCCTGCTATCGACTTCGACGGCCGCACCTACACCTACCGGCAACTCGACGATGCGATCGCGCAGTGGATCGACCGGCAGGGACCGCGCGCGGTCGTCTACGACGCGTCGACGCTCGCGGTTCCGGACGCTTTGATCTGCGTCTGTGCCGCGGCGCGGCGCGGCGTCCCGGTGACAGTCGAGAATCCCGATGCGCGTCCCCACCGCCCGAGCATTCCGCCGTCAGCGTTTCTGCTGGTGGCGACATCCGGCTCCACCGGACGTCCGCGGCCGCTCGCCCGGACGGCGGCATCCTGGTTCGACAGTTTCCCGGCGTTCACCACGATCACCGGCGTCGAGACCGCGGACCGTGTGCTGATCACCGGCCCGTTGCACGCGACGATGCATTTGTTCGGTGCGCTGCATGCGCTGTGGCGAGGTGCGTGCGTCACCGACGACGTGTCGCAGGCCACAGTGGTGCACGCTGTCCCCGCTGTTCTGCGTGAGGTGGTCCGTGGTGCTCCGAAGCTGCGTACCGCAATCGTCGCGGGCATCGCCCTGGACGACGGCGCTCGGACAGCGGCGGTCGGCATCGAGATCATCGAGTACTACGGGTCCGCGGAAGTCTCACTGGTCGCCGCGCGGCGCGTTCCCGAGCCGCTTCGACTGGTGGACGGCGTCGATGCCGACGTTCGCGGTGGGCTGCTCTACGTCCGGTCCCCCTACCGTGTGATCGGAGCGCCCGAGTGGTTCGGTGTCGGTGACCTCGTGGAGCTCGGGGACAATCGCGAGCTGACGGTCCGGGGCAGGGGCGAATATGCGATCAATGTCGGCGGCACCACCGTGGTCGCCGAGGATGTCGAGCGCATCCTCGAGACGCTCGACGGCGTCGCCGCCGCGGCCGTAGTCGGATCGCCGCATGCCGTGTTCGGCGAAATTGTCACGGCTGCAGTGCAACTCGACGGCGCCGCGAGGATCGGCGAGGTTCGGACGCGAGCACGTCGGGTGCTGACGAGGGAGGCGATGCCCCGTCGCTGGGTGCTGCTCAGTTCGCTGCCGCGGACTGCCAACGGCAAGGTTGCCCGTGGTCGGCTGAAAGATTTGCTGACATGA
- a CDS encoding energy-coupling factor transporter transmembrane component T family protein has protein sequence MIGMYLPGDSLLHRMPAGLKLVLLIVSIVTATVFVHSPPQVGVAGVVVAGLLAVAGIPVKVALAQLRPVVWLVLIIAVFQALITSPARAVVVCGVLLISVALAALVTLTTRVTDLLDTVTRALGPLRKVGVDPDRVGLLLALAIRCVPLLAGIVHDVAQARRARGLQWSMTALATPVLVRALRTADAMGDALAARGVDDD, from the coding sequence ATGATCGGCATGTACCTCCCGGGTGACTCGCTGCTGCACCGGATGCCCGCCGGGCTGAAACTGGTGCTGTTGATCGTGTCGATCGTGACGGCGACGGTGTTCGTGCACAGCCCGCCGCAGGTCGGTGTTGCCGGTGTGGTGGTGGCGGGATTGCTCGCGGTGGCCGGTATTCCGGTGAAAGTCGCTCTGGCGCAATTGCGTCCGGTGGTGTGGTTGGTGCTGATCATCGCCGTGTTCCAAGCGTTGATCACTTCGCCGGCGCGGGCTGTCGTCGTGTGCGGCGTCCTGCTGATCTCGGTGGCGCTCGCGGCACTGGTCACGCTCACCACTCGCGTGACGGACCTGCTCGACACCGTGACGCGCGCACTCGGACCGCTACGGAAGGTCGGCGTCGATCCCGATCGGGTGGGGCTCTTGCTGGCTCTGGCCATCCGGTGTGTTCCGTTGCTGGCCGGGATCGTTCACGACGTCGCTCAGGCACGGCGTGCCCGCGGGCTGCAATGGTCGATGACGGCACTGGCCACACCCGTGCTGGTCCGGGCGCTGCGCACCGCGGATGCGATGGGCGACGCCCTTGCCGCGAGGGGAGTGGACGATGACTGA
- the gndA gene encoding NADP-dependent phosphogluconate dehydrogenase, with product MASSTARAQIGVTGLAVMGSNIARNFAKHGYTVALHNRSIAKTDALLEAHGADGDFVRTETIEEFVAALEKPRRVLIMVKAGDPTDAVIEELAAAMEPGDIIIDGGNALYTDTIRREAAMQERGLNFVGAGISGGEEGALNGPAIMPGGPKESYDSLGPLLESIAANVDGTPCCTHIGPDGSGHFVKMVHNGIEYADMQLIGEAYHLFRDALGFDAKQIAEVFTQWNSGELESYLVEITAEVLNQVDAKTGRPLVDVIVDAAEQKGTGRWTVKAALDLGVPVTGIAEAVFARALSGSREQRKAAAGLASGKLGEKPTDTAQFTEDIRQALYASKVVAYAQGFDQIAAGSAEYNWDLHPGDLATIWRGGCIIRARFLNRIKDAYDENPALPSLILAPYFRDAIETAIDSWRRVVSTATLLGIPVPAFASSLSYYDALRAERLPAALTQGQRDFFGAHTYERIDADGKFHTLWSGDRSEVSAD from the coding sequence ATGGCGTCCTCTACAGCGCGCGCACAGATCGGGGTTACCGGCCTGGCGGTCATGGGTAGCAACATCGCCCGAAACTTCGCCAAGCATGGCTATACGGTGGCACTGCACAACCGCAGCATCGCCAAGACCGACGCACTCCTCGAGGCACACGGGGCGGACGGCGACTTCGTGCGCACCGAAACCATCGAAGAGTTCGTCGCGGCACTCGAGAAGCCGCGCCGGGTGCTGATCATGGTCAAGGCGGGCGATCCGACAGACGCCGTTATCGAGGAGCTCGCCGCCGCCATGGAGCCGGGCGACATCATCATCGACGGTGGTAACGCGCTCTACACCGACACCATTCGGCGTGAAGCCGCAATGCAGGAGCGCGGACTGAACTTCGTCGGCGCCGGCATCTCCGGCGGCGAGGAGGGCGCGCTGAACGGTCCCGCGATCATGCCCGGCGGTCCGAAGGAGTCCTACGACTCGCTCGGACCGCTGCTGGAATCGATCGCGGCGAACGTCGACGGGACGCCGTGCTGCACACATATCGGCCCCGATGGCTCCGGGCACTTCGTCAAGATGGTCCACAACGGCATCGAGTACGCCGATATGCAGCTCATCGGCGAGGCCTACCATCTGTTCCGCGATGCGCTCGGCTTCGACGCGAAGCAGATCGCCGAGGTGTTCACCCAGTGGAATTCTGGAGAATTGGAAAGCTACCTCGTCGAGATCACGGCTGAGGTTCTGAACCAGGTCGACGCGAAAACGGGCCGACCGCTCGTCGATGTCATCGTCGACGCGGCCGAGCAGAAGGGCACCGGTCGCTGGACTGTGAAGGCCGCACTCGATCTCGGTGTACCGGTGACGGGGATCGCCGAGGCGGTATTCGCGCGAGCGCTGTCCGGTTCCCGCGAGCAGCGGAAAGCCGCGGCCGGTCTCGCTTCGGGCAAACTCGGTGAAAAGCCCACCGACACAGCACAATTCACTGAAGACATTCGTCAGGCCCTCTACGCGTCGAAAGTTGTCGCGTACGCGCAGGGCTTCGACCAGATTGCCGCAGGCAGTGCGGAATACAACTGGGACCTGCACCCCGGCGACTTGGCGACGATCTGGCGCGGCGGTTGCATCATCCGGGCTCGATTCCTGAACCGGATCAAGGATGCCTACGACGAGAACCCCGCACTGCCTAGCTTGATCCTCGCGCCGTACTTCCGTGACGCGATCGAAACGGCCATCGACAGCTGGCGGCGTGTCGTTTCCACGGCCACCCTGCTCGGAATTCCGGTGCCTGCCTTCGCATCGTCGCTGTCGTACTACGACGCCCTGCGCGCCGAGCGGCTCCCGGCTGCTCTCACCCAAGGCCAGCGGGACTTCTTCGGTGCACACACCTACGAGCGCATCGATGCGGACGGCAAGTTCCACACCCTCTGGAGCGGAGACCGCAGCGAAGTCTCCGCAGACTGA
- a CDS encoding biotin transporter BioY encodes MEGVENSRESRIGIPARDMAQIAVFAALIAALGLPGAITVGFSGVPITVQTLGVILAGAVLGGRKGTAAVAVFLALTMIGLPLLSGGRTGLTALAGPSAGYLIGWIPAALFIGLLTARILPRYPIVLGLLVNAAGGILIIYLFGTIGLLLRTDLGVGPAVTTNFAFIPGDLVKVVVATVVAKGVHRAYPGVIGA; translated from the coding sequence GTGGAGGGTGTCGAGAACTCCCGGGAGTCGAGGATCGGTATTCCCGCGCGGGACATGGCGCAGATCGCCGTGTTCGCGGCGCTGATCGCCGCGTTGGGTCTGCCCGGCGCCATCACGGTGGGATTCAGTGGTGTGCCGATCACCGTGCAGACTCTTGGTGTCATCCTGGCCGGCGCGGTGCTCGGGGGCCGCAAGGGCACGGCGGCCGTGGCGGTCTTCCTCGCGCTGACGATGATCGGCTTGCCGCTGCTGTCCGGTGGCCGTACCGGATTGACCGCGCTGGCAGGGCCTAGTGCCGGTTACCTCATCGGCTGGATTCCCGCAGCCCTGTTCATCGGCCTGCTGACCGCCCGGATTCTGCCGCGATACCCGATCGTTCTCGGTCTGCTCGTCAATGCGGCCGGCGGGATTCTGATCATCTATCTCTTCGGCACTATCGGGCTCCTGCTCCGTACCGATCTGGGGGTCGGGCCCGCCGTCACCACCAACTTCGCGTTTATTCCAGGCGACCTGGTGAAAGTTGTCGTCGCGACCGTGGTCGCCAAGGGAGTGCACCGTGCGTACCCCGGTGTGATCGGTGCATAG
- a CDS encoding NUDIX hydrolase: MGSTPGQRLPEKINDFRVLAHSRLDDFPRIEIPDAPDTRRAAVLLCVVAQADGRLSVIVIKRAYRGRNAGQWALPGGRLDDGETPEQAAVRELHEELGLTADPADLIGKLDDFPAASGFAITPIVVALTDTTDLRPSPDEVHSVHLVDLARLAAENTPRWVHADDAVRQTALHDDAPPTDETGLLQMRLGPNMTIHAPTGALLWQFREIVLLGRTASAARVAHFTQPDWTHR; the protein is encoded by the coding sequence ATGGGCTCCACCCCGGGACAGCGTCTCCCCGAGAAGATCAACGACTTCCGCGTGCTCGCGCACTCCCGATTGGATGATTTCCCGCGCATCGAAATTCCGGATGCTCCGGATACACGCCGCGCGGCGGTTCTGCTGTGCGTGGTTGCGCAGGCCGACGGACGGCTGTCAGTGATCGTCATCAAACGGGCCTACCGTGGCCGCAACGCCGGCCAGTGGGCACTGCCCGGCGGCCGGCTCGACGACGGCGAGACTCCGGAACAAGCCGCGGTGCGCGAATTACACGAAGAACTCGGCCTCACAGCAGATCCTGCCGATCTCATCGGCAAGCTCGACGACTTCCCCGCCGCATCGGGATTCGCGATCACCCCGATCGTCGTGGCGCTGACCGACACCACCGATCTACGCCCCAGCCCCGACGAGGTCCACTCCGTGCACCTGGTCGATCTCGCCCGGCTCGCCGCCGAGAACACCCCGCGCTGGGTCCACGCCGACGACGCAGTACGACAAACAGCACTCCACGACGACGCCCCGCCGACCGACGAAACCGGCCTTCTGCAAATGCGACTCGGCCCGAACATGACCATCCATGCACCGACCGGCGCACTGCTCTGGCAATTCCGCGAGATCGTTCTCCTCGGCCGAACCGCGTCCGCCGCCCGAGTCGCCCACTTCACCCAGCCCGATTGGACCCACCGCTAG
- a CDS encoding thiolase family protein → MNHIPVLVAPRRTPIGNAGHGFADLTTTDLAAPVLRDVLSSLRGAGIDAEVDDVVLGNCLGPGGDPARIAALQAGLGGHVPGVTIDRQCGSGLDAVMQAALRVRSGADELILAGGVESASTAPWRFWPPISGADPVRYTRAPFAPQGFPDPDMGVAADDLARVRGISRERQDAYATRSHTLAAAADFSAEIVPIGDVHRDERIRAGMTEARLARLRPGFGAGGTATAGNSCGISDGAAVVAVTNESLAAGLPALRILGSAVAGSDPAFPGLGPVPAIRKLLRRTGFHAADLDVIEITEAFASVVLAVSDELGLDESKICPQGGAIALGHPWGASGAILLVRLASQMLREGGAAVGLAACAIGGGQGIAMLVERVP, encoded by the coding sequence ATGAACCACATCCCCGTTCTCGTAGCGCCACGCCGGACGCCGATCGGCAACGCCGGGCACGGGTTCGCCGATCTGACTACCACTGATCTGGCCGCCCCTGTGCTGCGCGACGTGCTGTCGTCGCTGCGTGGTGCCGGGATCGATGCCGAGGTCGACGATGTGGTCCTCGGCAACTGCCTCGGGCCGGGCGGTGATCCGGCTCGAATCGCGGCATTGCAGGCCGGCCTCGGCGGGCACGTTCCCGGCGTCACCATCGATCGTCAGTGCGGATCCGGCCTCGACGCGGTCATGCAGGCGGCGTTGCGTGTGCGCAGCGGCGCGGACGAACTCATTCTGGCCGGTGGCGTCGAATCGGCGAGCACGGCGCCGTGGCGGTTCTGGCCGCCGATATCAGGCGCCGACCCGGTGCGATACACCCGCGCTCCCTTTGCGCCGCAAGGCTTTCCCGATCCCGACATGGGTGTCGCCGCGGACGATCTCGCGCGAGTCCGTGGTATCAGCCGTGAGCGGCAGGATGCCTATGCGACGCGCTCGCACACGCTCGCCGCGGCGGCCGACTTCTCGGCGGAGATCGTGCCGATCGGCGATGTGCACCGGGACGAACGTATTCGCGCAGGTATGACCGAGGCCAGGCTCGCGCGGCTGCGCCCCGGTTTCGGGGCAGGCGGAACGGCGACCGCGGGCAACTCGTGTGGCATCTCCGACGGGGCTGCGGTAGTGGCGGTCACCAATGAGTCGCTGGCAGCGGGGCTGCCCGCGCTGCGGATACTCGGTTCCGCGGTGGCCGGATCCGATCCTGCCTTTCCCGGTCTCGGACCGGTGCCGGCAATACGCAAACTGTTGCGGCGAACCGGATTCCACGCGGCGGATCTCGATGTCATCGAGATCACCGAGGCCTTCGCGTCGGTGGTGCTGGCAGTGTCGGATGAATTGGGACTGGACGAGTCCAAGATCTGTCCACAGGGCGGCGCCATCGCACTGGGGCATCCTTGGGGTGCGTCGGGAGCCATCTTATTGGTGCGGCTGGCAAGTCAGATGCTCCGCGAGGGCGGAGCGGCAGTCGGGCTCGCGGCATGCGCGATCGGCGGCGGGCAAGGCATCGCGATGCTTGTGGAGCGTGTGCCGTGA